Proteins encoded by one window of Synechococcus sp. WH 7805:
- the rfbB gene encoding dTDP-glucose 4,6-dehydratase, giving the protein MTNSMPNAAELLGSRRRVLVTGGAGFIGGAVVRRLLRESDAIVFNLDKMGYASDLTSIEEVLGELGDGADQRHVLQQVDLADATAVREAVQAADPDLVMHLAAESHVDRSITGPGVFIESNVTGTYNLLQAVREHYDTLNGERKEHFRLHHISTDEVFGSLGAEGRFSETTPYDPRSPYSSSKAASDHLVSAWHHTYALPVVLTNCSNNYGPWQFPEKLIPVVTLKAAAGERIPLYGDGLNVRDWLYVEDHVDALLLAACRGESGRSYCVGGYGERNNREVVECICSHMDQLKPDRAPHSQLITRVTDRPGHDRRYAIDPTRIETELGWKPRHDFSTAIETTVQWYLDHLQWRNQ; this is encoded by the coding sequence ATGACCAACTCCATGCCAAATGCTGCTGAACTGCTGGGATCCCGGCGGCGAGTGCTGGTCACCGGTGGAGCCGGCTTCATTGGCGGTGCTGTAGTGCGACGCCTGCTGCGCGAGAGCGACGCCATCGTGTTCAACCTCGACAAGATGGGCTACGCCAGCGATCTCACCTCCATTGAGGAAGTGTTGGGCGAACTCGGAGATGGGGCTGACCAACGCCACGTACTGCAACAGGTCGACCTCGCGGATGCCACAGCTGTGCGCGAAGCGGTGCAGGCGGCGGATCCCGATCTGGTGATGCACTTAGCGGCCGAAAGCCATGTGGACCGATCCATCACAGGCCCAGGAGTGTTCATCGAGAGCAACGTCACCGGCACCTACAACCTGCTTCAGGCCGTACGGGAGCACTACGACACCCTCAACGGTGAACGCAAAGAGCACTTCCGCCTGCATCACATCAGCACCGATGAGGTCTTCGGCTCACTGGGCGCAGAAGGCCGTTTTTCTGAAACCACTCCCTACGACCCACGCAGCCCCTATTCATCCAGCAAGGCAGCCAGTGACCATCTGGTGAGCGCCTGGCACCACACCTATGCCTTGCCGGTGGTATTGACCAATTGTTCCAACAACTACGGCCCCTGGCAATTTCCCGAAAAACTCATTCCTGTCGTCACGCTCAAGGCAGCAGCAGGTGAGCGTATTCCGCTGTATGGCGATGGACTGAATGTAAGGGACTGGCTCTATGTGGAAGACCATGTCGATGCCCTGCTGCTGGCAGCATGCAGAGGCGAATCAGGCCGGAGTTATTGCGTTGGAGGCTACGGCGAACGTAACAATCGCGAAGTGGTGGAGTGCATCTGCAGCCACATGGATCAACTGAAGCCAGATAGAGCTCCCCATTCACAACTGATCACTCGCGTGACGGATCGTCCTGGCCACGACCGCCGCTATGCCATCGATCCCACCCGGATTGAGACCGAACTCGGCTGGAAACCGCGGCATGATTTCTCAACAGCGATTGAGACAACTGTGCAATGGTATCTAGACCATCTTCAATGGCGCAATCAATAA
- the rfbC gene encoding dTDP-4-dehydrorhamnose 3,5-epimerase, with amino-acid sequence MQVEPLQSPQGATIAGPLLISPRAFGDERGWFFESWNQRKFDEAAGETVVFSQDNHSRSVQGVLRGLHYQLAPEPQGKLVRASIGEIFDVAVDIRQGSATFGQWVGAHLSAENKQQLWVPEGFAHGFLTLSPVAEVQYKARGFWNKECERAIVWNDASINIQWPLDQLGGAEVSLSGKDADAASLDQAKAAGDVF; translated from the coding sequence ATGCAAGTTGAACCATTGCAAAGCCCCCAAGGGGCAACCATCGCAGGGCCTTTGCTGATCAGCCCGCGGGCGTTCGGCGATGAGCGCGGCTGGTTTTTTGAAAGTTGGAATCAGCGCAAGTTCGATGAGGCCGCTGGTGAAACTGTTGTGTTCTCCCAAGACAACCACTCCCGCTCCGTCCAGGGAGTGCTGCGGGGCTTGCACTACCAACTGGCGCCGGAACCGCAGGGCAAGCTGGTTCGAGCCAGCATTGGCGAAATCTTTGATGTGGCGGTGGACATCCGCCAAGGCTCAGCCACTTTCGGGCAATGGGTGGGGGCCCACTTGAGTGCGGAGAACAAGCAACAGCTGTGGGTGCCAGAGGGCTTTGCCCATGGGTTTCTCACCTTGAGCCCTGTCGCTGAAGTGCAGTACAAGGCCCGGGGTTTCTGGAACAAGGAGTGTGAGCGGGCCATTGTTTGGAATGACGCGAGCATCAATATCCAGTGGCCCCTCGATCAGCTGGGCGGAGCTGAGGTGAGCCTGTCAGGCAAGGATGCAGACGCTGCGTCCTTGGATCAGGCCAAGGCAGCTGGAGACGTGTTCTGA
- the rfbA gene encoding glucose-1-phosphate thymidylyltransferase RfbA: protein MASKQVSRRGIILAGGSGTRLHPITQAVSKQLLPVYDKPMIFYPLSTLMLAGIREVLIITTPHDRDAFERLLGDGSRWGMTIDYAVQPSPDGLAQAFLIGADFLDGAPAALVLGDNLFHGHDLIPQLKSCNEQERGATVFAYPVSDPERYGVAEFDAEGRVLSLEEKPAQPKSRYAVTGLYFYDASVVERARQVKPSARGELEITDLNLMYLKDEALRVELMGRGMAWLDTGTCDSLHEACGYIRTLEHRQGLKVGCPEEVAWRQGWINDEQLERLAQPLKKSGYGTYLLQVLGESTGDHAALQRSLEINHAS from the coding sequence ATGGCGTCGAAGCAAGTGTCGAGGCGTGGAATTATCTTGGCCGGCGGCAGTGGTACGCGCCTGCATCCCATCACCCAGGCGGTGAGCAAGCAGCTCCTTCCGGTGTACGACAAACCGATGATCTTTTACCCGCTCAGCACGCTGATGCTGGCCGGGATCCGTGAGGTGTTGATCATCACCACGCCCCACGACCGCGATGCTTTTGAGCGCCTGCTGGGCGACGGCAGCCGCTGGGGAATGACAATCGACTACGCCGTGCAACCCAGCCCCGACGGCCTAGCCCAAGCTTTCCTTATCGGCGCTGACTTCTTGGATGGAGCACCCGCTGCACTGGTGCTGGGCGACAACCTCTTCCACGGCCACGACCTCATCCCCCAGCTCAAAAGCTGCAACGAGCAGGAGCGCGGTGCCACGGTGTTTGCCTATCCGGTCAGCGATCCAGAGCGTTATGGCGTTGCTGAATTCGATGCCGAAGGCCGCGTGCTCAGCCTGGAGGAAAAGCCGGCCCAACCCAAAAGCCGCTACGCGGTCACGGGTCTGTATTTCTATGACGCATCAGTGGTGGAACGCGCCCGCCAGGTGAAACCCTCCGCCCGCGGGGAGCTGGAAATCACCGACCTTAATTTGATGTATCTCAAGGATGAGGCATTGAGAGTCGAGCTAATGGGCCGGGGCATGGCCTGGCTCGACACCGGCACCTGCGACTCCTTGCACGAGGCCTGTGGCTACATCCGCACCCTCGAGCATCGCCAGGGACTGAAGGTGGGCTGCCCTGAGGAGGTGGCCTGGCGCCAGGGTTGGATCAACGATGAGCAACTGGAACGCCTGGCCCAGCCCCTCAAAAAAAGCGGCTACGGCACCTACCTTCTCCAGGTGCTTGGAGAAAGCACTGGAGACCACGCCGCTCTGCAGCGCTCATTGGAGATCAACCATGCAAGTTGA
- the rfbD gene encoding dTDP-4-dehydrorhamnose reductase: MKVLLTGAAGQLGQALIDAAPAGMELLASSRNGGEGLLALDLADATSCRQAVAEHRPDWVLNAGAYTAVDKAEAEPELAGAVNGAAPRAFAEAIREHGGRLLQLSTDFVFNGQQGSPYRVDQSRDPLGVYGASKASGEEAVEALLGASGQGLVLRTSWVIGPVGKNFALTMLRLHRDKELLGVVADQVGCPSSTLNLASACWQAIQRHSQGAALPPVLHWCDGGAASWYDVSVAVGELGMELGLLECAATVNPITTADYPTPAKRPNYSLLDCQGSRQVLQLQAQPWRAALKDVLQAIPTTP; encoded by the coding sequence ATGAAGGTGTTACTTACTGGTGCTGCAGGCCAGCTCGGGCAGGCCTTGATCGATGCTGCGCCGGCGGGCATGGAACTCCTAGCGAGCAGCCGCAATGGCGGTGAGGGCCTTCTGGCCCTGGATCTAGCTGATGCAACGTCGTGCCGGCAGGCGGTGGCTGAGCACCGCCCCGATTGGGTGCTCAATGCCGGCGCCTACACCGCTGTCGACAAAGCAGAAGCGGAGCCGGAGCTGGCTGGCGCCGTCAATGGAGCCGCCCCACGCGCCTTTGCAGAAGCGATCCGGGAGCACGGCGGTCGGTTGCTGCAACTGAGCACCGATTTCGTGTTCAACGGGCAGCAGGGGTCCCCGTACCGGGTGGATCAGAGCCGCGATCCCCTGGGGGTGTATGGCGCCAGTAAGGCCAGCGGTGAGGAGGCGGTGGAAGCGCTGCTGGGCGCGAGCGGCCAGGGTTTGGTGCTGCGCACAAGCTGGGTGATCGGGCCGGTGGGAAAAAACTTTGCGCTCACCATGCTGCGCCTGCATCGAGACAAAGAGCTGTTAGGCGTGGTAGCCGATCAGGTGGGCTGCCCGAGCAGCACCCTCAACCTCGCCAGTGCCTGTTGGCAAGCCATTCAGCGCCACAGCCAAGGCGCCGCTCTCCCGCCGGTGCTGCACTGGTGTGATGGCGGGGCTGCCAGCTGGTACGACGTGTCCGTGGCCGTGGGTGAGCTGGGAATGGAACTGGGTCTGCTGGAATGTGCAGCCACAGTGAATCCGATCACAACCGCCGACTATCCAACGCCGGCCAAACGACCGAACTACTCACTGCTGGATTGCCAGGGCAGCCGTCAGGTGCTGCAGCTGCAGGCCCAGCCCTGGCGCGCAGCCCTCAAGGATGTGCTGCAGGCCATCCCCACGACCCCTTGA
- a CDS encoding glycosyltransferase family 2 protein, giving the protein MKVSVITVVLNCADTISLTLDSVKSQDYPDVEHIIIDGGSKDGTVDIIKKSNVAHLTSEPDNGIYAAMEKGVSLALGDKLIFLNSGDTFFSPSTCRELAVFNKKTKADIIFGDFMPYVINESDTYDHPSFVPGRICSNESVHNKSCLKNRNIHHQALLYDRKVFNNCSFFVDEFPFGSDYIFNVQALVQHKFSAKYFPGVISKFALGGLSTSSFDDESKQLNKLIKYIQANFFNKPLEYDEKEYVFNYNETRSNNDHYIEQSIIEIMRRTDDIYNLCYQQISELKSEIHELKKDLQNRS; this is encoded by the coding sequence ATGAAAGTATCGGTAATAACAGTTGTACTCAACTGTGCGGATACAATATCTTTGACACTAGACAGCGTAAAGAGTCAAGACTATCCAGATGTGGAGCATATAATAATAGATGGAGGATCTAAAGATGGGACCGTAGATATAATTAAAAAAAGTAATGTTGCCCACTTAACAAGTGAACCTGATAACGGCATCTACGCAGCCATGGAGAAGGGAGTCAGTTTGGCGCTAGGAGATAAACTTATATTTCTCAATAGTGGAGACACATTCTTTTCACCAAGCACGTGTAGAGAGTTAGCTGTCTTTAATAAAAAAACAAAAGCTGATATAATATTTGGTGATTTTATGCCTTATGTTATTAATGAATCAGACACATATGATCACCCATCTTTTGTCCCAGGCAGGATTTGTAGCAATGAGTCGGTGCATAATAAAAGTTGCCTCAAGAATCGAAATATTCACCACCAGGCATTGTTATACGATCGCAAAGTATTTAACAATTGTTCTTTTTTTGTTGATGAATTTCCTTTTGGAAGTGATTACATCTTTAATGTACAAGCATTGGTCCAACACAAGTTCTCAGCCAAGTATTTTCCAGGCGTGATCAGTAAGTTTGCACTTGGTGGACTAAGTACATCTAGTTTCGACGATGAGAGCAAGCAACTCAATAAACTTATCAAGTATATACAGGCTAACTTCTTTAATAAACCTTTGGAATACGATGAAAAAGAATATGTATTTAATTACAATGAGACTAGATCAAACAATGATCATTATATCGAGCAATCTATCATTGAGATAATGAGAAGGACTGACGATATTTATAACTTGTGCTATCAACAAATATCAGAATTAAAGTCAGAAATTCATGAATTGAAGAAAGATTTGCAAAATAGATCATGA
- a CDS encoding N-acetyltransferase — translation MSNLLKTGDRSDLFYIRKIECSEVDLIEQFIANLGNASNTFRYFNTRSHDIISNHIITCLAFDTFENPVAYGHLDPHEGSNWLGVCVQEAFYGKGLGKRMVNYLLQYAKNKNIPEVCLTVDVQNIAALSLYKKSGFIETTRNEKIIHMRILIPNYTKI, via the coding sequence ATGTCTAACTTATTAAAGACTGGAGATCGCTCAGATTTATTTTACATAAGAAAAATTGAATGCTCTGAGGTTGATTTAATTGAGCAATTTATTGCTAATCTAGGCAATGCTTCGAATACTTTTAGATATTTTAATACTCGTTCACATGATATAATTAGTAATCATATTATTACATGTCTTGCATTTGATACATTTGAAAATCCGGTTGCCTACGGGCATTTAGACCCTCACGAAGGATCTAATTGGTTAGGTGTTTGTGTTCAAGAAGCATTTTATGGCAAGGGTCTTGGGAAACGAATGGTCAATTATCTTTTACAATATGCAAAAAACAAAAATATACCTGAAGTTTGTCTGACCGTAGATGTTCAAAATATTGCAGCATTGAGCTTATATAAAAAATCTGGCTTTATTGAAACGACTAGAAATGAAAAAATTATTCATATGAGAATATTAATTCCGAATTATACTAAAATTTAA
- a CDS encoding glycosyltransferase, whose product MPCRNAGPFLQAAVQSVLSQPECLELLAADGGSTDGSLEALETMASADPRLRIISRSDAGPAEALNKAFRAARGTLIGWLNADDLSPPGAFARAVNALAENPEWLMVYGEGEEFNEESGLVQRYPTLPPSVSLSGFQSHCFICQPAVVFRRSMGVLLGSFNEKCRTAFDFDYWLRAFAAFPHRIGYIPHLQGRTRLHSGTITSKQRAQVALEATKLLARQFGSADATRLHNYALELQLGLAELPEQDNLQAHLHDLFAQAQPSLSPNAATQLQSTWLTGDPPPHPQSEHCSWQPNGHQPSTKTITPFQERPYGVNLIGHAFEMFGIGEDIRMAAQALQVAGVPCCVIHHPAANGAACSDRTLEPLICTDPAGGPYAFNWVCMAAPIQARWLRQVGSDPLRERYTIASWPWETQQWPNAWLPLLDVADELWPSSHFTAAALAGPAAEAGRPMQVMPMAAEITDPDRFCNAAARIATRQRHGLPTEAVLFSYGFDLNSTAIRKNPMGALEVFQRAFPLPHLPATFGRDCPSHPLAEQVSLMIKTFPPRRFSAEWEWLQARAAEDSRIVLIAESLPRDELLSLYGCCDVFLSLHRSEGFGRGMAEALQLGVDVITTDFGGNTDFCKGPLAHPVRWRKAPIPRGSYPNADGHSWAEPDLGHAADLCQRVAERRHAIATNPEAADPSRDAMVLADYRKRFSFEAAGARYLKRLEELWAQRGTTAARLLWRKN is encoded by the coding sequence ATGCCCTGCCGCAATGCCGGGCCTTTCTTGCAGGCAGCGGTTCAATCAGTGCTTTCCCAACCGGAATGCCTCGAACTGCTCGCGGCCGATGGAGGTTCCACCGATGGCAGCCTGGAAGCGCTGGAAACTATGGCAAGTGCCGATCCACGCCTTCGCATCATCAGCCGCTCTGACGCTGGTCCGGCAGAGGCCCTCAACAAAGCCTTCAGAGCCGCTCGCGGCACCCTGATCGGATGGCTCAATGCCGACGACTTATCACCTCCAGGGGCTTTTGCGCGTGCAGTTAATGCCTTGGCTGAGAACCCTGAATGGTTGATGGTCTACGGGGAAGGTGAGGAATTCAACGAGGAGAGCGGCCTGGTTCAGCGCTATCCCACTCTTCCTCCATCCGTAAGTCTCAGTGGCTTTCAATCCCATTGCTTCATCTGCCAGCCCGCCGTGGTCTTCCGCCGTTCCATGGGTGTGCTTCTGGGCTCTTTTAACGAAAAATGTCGTACCGCCTTCGATTTCGACTACTGGCTCAGGGCCTTCGCTGCCTTTCCCCATCGCATTGGCTACATCCCTCATCTGCAAGGGCGCACTCGCCTGCACAGTGGCACGATCACCTCAAAGCAACGCGCCCAGGTGGCCTTGGAAGCCACAAAGCTTCTGGCCAGGCAGTTCGGATCCGCTGACGCAACCCGCCTCCACAACTACGCCCTGGAACTGCAACTCGGTCTCGCTGAGCTCCCAGAGCAAGACAACCTTCAAGCCCACCTGCATGATCTGTTTGCACAAGCTCAACCCTCCCTAAGCCCTAACGCTGCAACGCAGTTGCAAAGCACCTGGCTCACCGGTGATCCACCTCCTCATCCGCAAAGTGAGCACTGCTCCTGGCAACCCAATGGCCATCAACCATCTACAAAAACCATCACACCCTTTCAAGAGCGTCCCTATGGGGTGAATCTGATTGGCCATGCCTTTGAGATGTTTGGCATTGGAGAAGACATCCGCATGGCCGCTCAAGCCTTGCAAGTCGCTGGTGTGCCCTGCTGCGTCATCCACCACCCTGCCGCCAACGGTGCGGCCTGCAGTGACCGCACCCTCGAGCCATTGATCTGCACGGACCCCGCAGGTGGCCCCTATGCCTTCAATTGGGTGTGTATGGCTGCACCGATTCAGGCGCGCTGGTTGCGCCAAGTCGGCAGTGATCCCCTGCGTGAGCGCTACACCATCGCGAGTTGGCCATGGGAAACACAACAGTGGCCCAACGCCTGGTTGCCATTGCTGGATGTGGCTGATGAGCTCTGGCCTTCCAGTCACTTCACAGCGGCAGCCTTGGCGGGTCCAGCAGCAGAAGCTGGTAGGCCAATGCAGGTGATGCCGATGGCGGCAGAGATCACAGACCCTGATCGCTTCTGTAACGCCGCAGCCCGCATTGCCACGCGTCAGCGCCATGGCCTGCCGACCGAGGCGGTGCTGTTCAGCTACGGCTTTGATCTCAACTCCACCGCCATTCGAAAAAACCCGATGGGAGCACTCGAGGTGTTTCAAAGGGCCTTCCCCCTGCCCCATCTACCCGCCACATTCGGCCGCGATTGCCCCAGCCATCCATTGGCTGAGCAAGTTTCCCTGATGATCAAAACATTTCCCCCCCGGCGTTTCAGCGCTGAATGGGAGTGGCTGCAGGCCCGTGCCGCAGAAGATTCCAGAATTGTTTTGATTGCCGAGAGTCTGCCGCGGGATGAGCTGCTGTCGCTCTACGGCTGCTGTGATGTATTCCTCTCTCTACACCGCTCCGAAGGTTTTGGGCGCGGTATGGCAGAAGCTCTACAGCTGGGGGTAGATGTGATTACGACTGATTTCGGTGGAAACACTGATTTCTGCAAAGGCCCCCTTGCCCATCCTGTGCGCTGGCGGAAAGCACCGATCCCTCGGGGTAGTTATCCGAACGCTGATGGCCACAGTTGGGCTGAACCGGATTTGGGTCATGCCGCAGACCTTTGTCAGCGAGTCGCTGAACGCAGACATGCGATCGCGACCAACCCAGAAGCGGCTGATCCCAGTCGCGATGCAATGGTGCTTGCTGACTATCGCAAGCGGTTTTCGTTTGAAGCCGCCGGGGCCAGATATCTCAAGCGCCTGGAAGAACTCTGGGCCCAACGTGGAACCACAGCCGCCCGGTTGCTCTGGCGTAAAAATTGA